DNA from Marinagarivorans cellulosilyticus:
AACTGACACCTTATTTGTTGGTGAATGCTAATGAGCAAGGGGTTAGTGTTCCTCAAAATTCAGTGGGCAAGGATGGTCAAATTATTTTGAATGTAGCGCCTAGGGCGATTATGGGGTTCGACATATCAAACACTGCTGTTAGTTTTAGTGCACGTTTTGGTGGTGTGCCAACCGATATCTATGTTCCAAGTCACGCGATTATGGGTATTTATGCCAAAGAAAATGGCCAAGGCATGATGTTTGAGCCAGAGGCCCCGCCGCCTGAGCCGCCAAAAGATA
Protein-coding regions in this window:
- a CDS encoding ClpXP protease specificity-enhancing factor, with the protein product MSMSSSRPYLIRALYEWINDNQLTPYLLVNANEQGVSVPQNSVGKDGQIILNVAPRAIMGFDISNTAVSFSARFGGVPTDIYVPSHAIMGIYAKENGQGMMFEPEAPPPEPPKDTKPNEKSVKKPMLKVVK